The following DNA comes from Brassica oleracea var. oleracea cultivar TO1000 chromosome C5, BOL, whole genome shotgun sequence.
AGTTAACAGTTTTCTTTTATAATCTTTGGCGGTCTCACGTTATAAATCAGAAGGTTGATCAAGCTTCACACTATTCCTTAGACCATTTAAAAGCAGAAAGCTAGTCCCCTGAAAGATGTACAATATGGATCACTGAAAAACTTATAAACCCTCACCGAAAATCTAATATATCCTCTAAACTAACAAAAAAACTCAGCTCATCAAAACTAACCTTCTGAAACATTTTTCCTCAAGTCATCATGAGTACCGTGAAAGAAATGGTTGTAATAATCTGTAGTAGTTCTTTACTTCCCAAATGTTGCAATGAATCTACAAATCTGATCGAAACCCATTGTGAGGACGTGAGGACAGATTTTTTACATGTAGAATTTACTACCTTCTCACAATAAACACCACAGAGCCCCCAAACTACAATGAAAGAAGACGTAAAACACTTTCAAAACTTTAAATTTTTTATCTTTATATATAGAAGATATGTTATATCCCAAGATTTGCACTCAGATGCCTCGGGCTTGGGAAAATCACAGAAATGGTTGGGGTAAAAGAGTCTCAGTGAGGCATTTCCGTACTGGTTTTGTCGACCATTCGTATATTGTATTGTTCGTAGACTCTTCTTCTGTTATCTGACCACCACTATTACGTTTGTTTCTCACTTTTCGGCTGTCATAAAATAGAAGAGTCAGCAAAACTACAACTGATGTTTTTCTAGGGGAAATAAAATATGATTGTACCTGAAACGGACACGTTTGAGGTCGGTAACACCACTGGCTAAGGCTGTAAGAATGATGTAGACGTCAGGCGCATCTTTCTCAACCCATTCATTCTTGTTATGTGCTTCAGTCGATGCTTCTCCATTTCCAAGTACATGTGTAATGGTCCAATTAGAAAACATTATGGTATTTACACCATTTTGCTCGCGTTCCCATTTGGTTGGTTTAAGATATTATGACGGTCAATGCGGCCTGGACTGGAACCAAATGAATCAAGGGACGGAGGAGACTTCACAGTTCGAGCTGATCGAACGGGTAATATTTCAGCCATGTATTTCACCTGCATAATTTCAGTGATGCTGATAACGGAGTCATAAGAAATCACTCGTACTCGCATAAAGCATATTACTAATTTTGAGCTTTGAAATTACTTATGCGGTAAGAGATATGATAACCTTTTTTTTTGTTGCCGCACATCTGTTCGTTTCTTCGCTAGAGATTGTAAACGCCTCTTTGAGCTGCTTGGCTGTTTTTCCAGCTCAACTTCTTGGAACTGGGCCTTTCTTGTAAGACTGGTAAGAAAAAGCCAGCATCTGCAATAAGATTTTAGAATTATCAAGCTTATTCCTCTGCATGATCTCTGTAGTGGATGATTTTTTTTAGGATGGGATTCCAAAACAGACAGAATCAGAATCCTTTGCTCTGTTGTTCAAGTTGATCAAAGCAGAGACTGATCTTAACAGCGATTAACAAATGTTTCTAACCCTTCAATCGTTGAATGATTCATCAAACACAGAATATTTTGCTGATGATATATATTTTATAAAGAGTACAAATTACCTTATATCTGAGACAGCGAGGTAAGTATGATATGCAAATAAGAATCTGAAGGGTTTGCCATTGATGTTTCTAAAGAAATCAATGTTGAGTGGCCATCTATAGCAAGTGAAACCCAGAACTCAAAAAAGAAACACACACATAAAATTCAGAATCTATAAAGATAAAGAACATAAAAGGATGATGATGGTTTTACTTTTACCTGTCAAACCATTGCTTTAAGTCCTCTTCTGATGGTTTGAGATGAAGATCAACTAATGATGATTTTATGAACTCATGGAGGTAGATTGTCATCGATTACCCAGATTTTTTCCCTTGCAAACCCATGTTGATCCAGTGATCCACAATCTACAAAAAAGACATACACACAAACAACTCAATTACAATGTTCATGCGAAAAGATACAATATGAGAGAACTTACTTAAAATTACATGAGGATATCAAATCTGAATCCCTCCACGCATTGATTTTGGGGTTTGAAACCAATAAGATCATAATCCAGAAATCTAATAGTGAGAGAAAGTGAGAATCTAATTTGGCCATTGTTCAATTTTATATATAAATCAATCATTAATAAATCGGAAAAGCTAAAAGTGTCATAACGCTTGGTAAATTAACTAATGGAAGTAAATGTGGGAGAAACAGCTACGGAGGATTTACAGGGAAGAAGTTGAGAAGATGAATATTAAAGGGAAAAATTGATTTGAGGAAGAAAACGAAAAGAGAGATCGCAAAATAAAAAAGAATTTTTTTTGTTATTTGTGATGACATGGCAATTTGATAGGTTGTGAATTTTTTGCTGAGGTGGATAGGCCGAGAGCTCTAGTTAAAAAACTTTTAGTATTGTAAGATGAGAAAATATAGTGTATTTAACTGACATTGTATTATTAGACTAATTTATTGTAAGACTAAAAACTAATAAATAGTAATGTATAGGTCTAACTACTTTTACATCAAAATTTTTAGAATGGTTTCTTTGTAATATTATAGACATATCTAAAAGAAAAAAAAATATCATAAAAGAAATATAACATATATGGTTTGGCCTTTTCTGATGAAAATGCTCTATGCTGGATCTTCGATTTTTCAAAACAATTGATTCAAACTTGTTATTAATATATAAAAAATAACTTAGCAACAATCCATATAATACATTACAACTTTTTTTCAAAGCAAGTAGTTATTACGTATAAGTAGGTGAATTTCATTTCAAATGCAACGAAGAGCACTCTCTCCAACACTCTAGGAAAAAGATTATTTTTATTGACGTTGTTTATTTGCACACTTTTTATAATTAAAAATTACTTTTAATTTAAAATCCGTTTATATTTTCTAATTTTTAATACGCCTTTAACTAAATAATTTTTAATATTTATATGAGTTTCTTAAGTCATGATTTTATTATTTTTCAGTGTTTTTTTTGTTTGTTTTGCTTTTGGTTTACTTTATTTTTGCTTAACAATGACAAATATTTTTATAAGTTTAATTAGTTAATTCAACTTTGACATGATCTTGTACTCATCACTTTTGCTTCCATAAACTGCCAACAACACATCCATCACATACGTATGGTACAAAAAAAAAATTGAGTAACACGAGTGAATTTAAGAAGATGAGTCATGCTTAGACTATAAAATCTTATTTTCAAACTAAGGATGCCTCCTTCTAGGTGCTCATCCATATCGACGCCTCCTTCATTGTTCCAATCAAATATATGCACCATAACAGCTACTGCAGTTGCCACTATAACGGTACCGAGAGCTGGGCCCACACGTCTGCCACTTCCGAAAGGAAGACATTTATTTACTTTATCTGGTTCTGGAGAAACCAAAAACCTCTCCGGCGCAAACATGAATTGTTCTTCCCACACAGTTGGATCCCTCATTATCTGATACACATTCACGATCATTGATGTGTTCTCCGGTATAAGGAAACCTCCGATCTCACACTGCTGTTGAACCTCTCTTGGTAAGAGAGGTCCAAGCGGATGCAGTCGGAGCGTTTCTTTGATTACCGTGTTGACGAAGACAGTGCCACAGTTTCCTTTTAGGAACGTAGTCACATGTCGTGTAAATTCGCCTACATACATCTTTTTGGGTAAGTTAGTGGTTGGTTTCTCTAATTAATTTGACCCAATAAAAATAGTTGGTTAATCTACTTTTTTTACTAAAATCTATAGTTATGAAGATATTTTATAAGTGTGGGGATGCAAATTTTTACACACCAATGAATGAATTCTACCGGACTGAATGTTTTGGTATGTTATTATCTATTCTCGATTGAACCAAAATCGGTTTATATATCAGTTTATTTGGCTATTGGGTGAAAACCTAAAATTTTGTTGAGTAAAATTTGGTCAATTTGCTCTACTGCGGTTTATGTCAGTTAATTTAGTTATTACGTATTGAACCGATCGATTCCTGCTAGCTCAACTGAACTATAACCTAATTGAAAGAAAATTATGCAAATTCACCCATTTTTATTATATACTAGAGGCATCTACGCGCTTCGGGTTAAATATTATTTATTATATATTGTTAAGTATGATTTTTTGAATAATGTAATTATGTGATCGTTTTTATTTGTTAAAAGCATTATTTGGTATTTTTATTGTGTTACGTAGTAGTAGATGATAAGTTAATATATTTTGTGTTTGTTTTTCAATAATATGTTGTTGTGTATAGTACTACTTGTTAGTGGCAAAGTGAGTATTTGATGTAAAACATATTGAATTTCAGTTACTTTGCATTTATGCATTTGTTGATTTTAAGATTAATGGTTTTAACGTCAAAATTATATTCTATGTTTTCAAAATTTTAAACATTATTCTTTTAATATGTTTTTGTTCTCTTCTCATATTTTGACCTTCAGCTTGTCACCATATATGTATTTTGTTTACCTTTTCAGTGTGTGGTGCTTCTCACCATCACCGGAAAAGACTCACCTATGTACTCTTGTTCTTCTTCGCATTCTTTTCTCGTGAGATTAGTTGGTATTTGTTGTAGATCGGGTTTATGAGTTTCCAATTGTGCGGTTGTTTCTCAAGGTGTTGTAGATTGTTCCGGTCAATTTGGCTCCTCCTCTTTTTCCTTAGATTTTTGCTGATGTCAGGGACTGCTTTTTTTGGGTAGGGCCAGTGTTTAGTTGTCTTTGATGTTATTTTTCTCGTCGTTGGCTTGCCGTCGATAGTCCATGCTCGTCTTGGCTTTCAAGATCTGTTTTTTTTTGTTATCTGATTTCTATGCTATCTTTCATAGCTCGAGGACGGCTCCACGGTTCGATGTTCGCGTCACTGGTGGCTCTTTCTTTCTCCATGTTTTCCAGTCTAGGTTTGAATAGTGTTTTCCTCTGTGTATGCTTTGTGGGTTTGGAATGTTATTTTTGGTCTCAAGCTTGGATTCTGGTTTTTCGGTGGTTGGCTTTTATTCTTTCTCCCTCAGGTTGTTTATCTTCTTCCTCTACTTTCCTTAGTATAGGTGTGTAAATTAGTTTCTTAAAGATTTGGTACTTTTTATCCAAAGTTTTGGGGTTATTACTTATTAATAATGACTAAAAGATAAAAGTCACCTGAAACTAATCATTCATATAATATATATATATATATATATATATATATGTATATATATATATATAATAGAAATTAGTCTGTTAATATATTATTGGCAGCATATTTTCATAATATGTAAAAATCCAACAATTGACCGTTAAAATAAAATATAATTACTTAAAATAATAAATAAAATTATTATGTTTAAAATGTCATATTAAATAATTTTGTAATACATGTAAATTGTAAATTTATATTATACAGCTTATACAAAACAACAATTTACTTATAAAAATGAAAACAAAGCATATGGTCACGCGGATCAAATTCTAGTGTTTTTTAATCGACAATTTTCCAAACCATTTGAAATATTTTTCCATTACATAGTTGATAGTATATTTCAATCAAGCAAACATGAAAACCAAATAACATAAAGAGTTAAAAAGAAAAACAAAGGCTATTCTTTTACGAAAAAACAAAGGCTATTTAGCTTAATAATCAAACTAGATTTTGATTCGCGCTTTAAAAGCGCAGGATAATTTTTGTTGTTGATAGTTTATTAACCCGTCGTTTGTTCAATAATTTGTTTAAGCATATGTACGTCTGGTGACCGGTTTAATTTTTTTGTTCACTAATTTGTTTAGGCGTGCACGTTTGTTGATTCTGAAAATGTTCTTCTAAAGCGTGAGATTTGTTTGTTAATTTTTTTCTTGTTAAAATTTAATTAGAATAAGATATAAAGTAGAATTGTGTGTTTCAAAATATTTGTAATCTAATTACGTGTATAAATTTTATGTTAATTATATATGTTTGTAAAATAGAAATATGTATTATACAAAATCTACTTATGTGTATAAAACTACTATAATGTTTTTAAAGAAAATGAATTTAATATTATATATTAGATATGAACTATAATAGTTCATTTCAGGGTTTTTTATTTTGGTTATAGAATAACTCATTTCTGGTTTTTGTTAAAAGATGTTTGTGGAATTAGGGGCCGATGATAAAAAAGGTCATGCTTTTGATTTTGAATTATTTGTATAAAATTCTATTTGCTTATTCATAAATCCATATATATATATATATATATATATATATAAATGTTTCTTCTCATAGATGGGTCGTAGATAATGTTATTAATATATATCCATTGAACATAAATATTAATATATATGTTTATTTCTTCTTTTAACTAAAAAAAATCCGAACTGTTTCCAAAAATAATGTTATTAATATATCTTATATGTAAAGAAGAGTAAAATCAGGAGTTATTGTTTATTAACAAATTTGTTTGTATTGATTCTGTTTATATCTTTTTCAAATATATGGTTATTATTGGATTAATTACAATTACAAATTTAAAACCAGTGGCATTCAGTTGTAAATATTTAGAAAAAATTAGGGTTATTTTTAATGTGTACTTCAGTTTTAATAGATTAGATAGATATTTAAGCTTTTAGTTTTATTTTTATTTTTATTTTATATATCTTGTTTAATAAAGTGTAATTAGTTATTTTTATTTTTTATCCATTTAACACAGACTCTCTCTCTCTCTGTGGGGAAAGAAAAGTAAGAGAACGCTCTTTCTCATCCCTTTCTCCTGCTTCGATCATTCGTGAATCTGTTTCTCCTTGACAGAAAGCAATTCAATTTCATAAATTTTCGATTGTCGCGTTGCTGGTCTATCAAGAAGAAACCGAAAAAGGGATGGCGGCGGTGAATGGGTACCAAGGAAATACTCCGGCGGAGACAACGCCGGCAGCCGCCGGATCGAAGCAACCTGCTCCTCCGAATAAGACCGTCGATAGCCAATCCGTTCTCAAAAGGTTGTGCCATTTTTTTCGATCTTAGAATATTTCGCATCCGATTAAAGGGAATTTCTTTTGAATCCGTTGGCTTGGATTTGATTTTTCTTTTGTTTATGGAATTTCATGTTTAGATTTAGCAATTAGCTCCACCCATATCCATTTCTTGTGATCGTACATATGCTTCTAGATTATCTTTAGAGAGCAAAAACTGATTGTGACTTCTCTATCTCCCTTGTGAATTTTATCGTTTCTCTTCTTGTCTACCAACTGTTCGCTAGAATTCCTCTGAGAAGAAACGATGCATTAATCTGTATACATATCACATTTCACGTTTAGGTTAAGCAAATTCATGACTTTTTCCTAATCCATTGTCTCCCTTTAATACACAGGCTGCAATCTGAACTAATGGGTTTAATGGTAAGCTATCAATCCATTCTTCCCGAATCTAAAAAGAACCTATTGATTTTGATTTTGATTTTGATGTTTGTTTTCTCAGATGGGAGGTGATCCAGGGATATCGGCTTTCCCAGAGGAAGACAACATATTCTGCTGGAAAGGAACAATCACAGGAAGCAAAGATACTGTGTTTGAAGGAACTGACTACAGACTCTCACTCTCTTTCTCCAACGATTATCCTTTCAAACCTCCCAAAATTAAGTTTGAGACTTGCTGCTTCCACCCCAATGTGGATCTCTATGGCAATATTTGCTTGGACATTCTTCAGGTACATAACAAATCATTTTTGCTCCTACAACAACTACTTTTGTGTTACTGGTTAATCTCATGGATATGCCAGAGAAGCACTAGTACACTTAAAAGCAAAATCTGGTTTCACATTGTTTGTAGGATAAATGGTCGTCCGCTTATGATGTGAGGACGATATTGCTCTCAATTCAAAGCCTTCTTGGAGGTAACACCTATGTGCTGACCGTTGAGTTTTCTTAATTGGTTTGATCCAAGATCTGATTCTCCGTGTTTTGTTTGAGCAGAACCGAACATCAGCTCACCATTGAACAATCAAGCAGCTCAGCTTTGGAGCAACCAAGAAGGTAATTTGCAGTAATAGTAAATAGACTAACACATCTCTCTGGTTTTCTCAGTTTTTATCATCAATAATGAATGTTCTCTTATGTGTGTTTGCTGGTGTACAGAGTATAGGAAGATGGTGGAGAAGCTCTACAAACCTTTAAACGCATGATTCTCTTTCTCTGTAACTGCATTCAAAAGATCATGTTTCTTTTTTTGTACTTTGTAATCTCAATTCGTGCCAAGTCTTAGCAATCGAAAACCCTTATGTTGCAGTTACAGTCTTGCTACTTAACAATAAAAACCAATAACATGTTCCATACAAACCAGATCAAAAACTCTTTGTTTCAGATAATAGTGGAAAAAGGTTGTAGGAAATAGGAATATATTGCTAATTTTGACCTATTATTATAGAAGATGGGCCGGAGTATATATGGTCTTTCAGCCCAACATGAAAACGACACCGCTTCGTTCATAACCTGGCCGCACCCTCCAGAAAGAAAGAAACCTTGAAAGTTAACAAAACCCGCCGGAGTCTCACTGTCCCATCCAAGTGAATCATTTTTCATTGTTTAGAGAGGCGAACTATCTGCACTTCTCGCAGCGAGCTCAGATCTCTGATCTAGGGAACTTTTCACACCTCCCTCGTTTTCATCGCTTAACTTGATATGTCGATCTCCGCTCAAAATCCTGATATTTCCGGCGAAAGGCAATCCGGCCAAGATGTCCGTACTCAGAACGGTATCCTTCTTCTCCCCTAAGCTTTCGGCTGATTTCATTCTCAGTGTTCGATCTCTAGGGTTTGTTTACTTGTTTACTAATTTTACGTGACG
Coding sequences within:
- the LOC106292606 gene encoding ubiquitin-conjugating enzyme E2 19, which translates into the protein MAAVNGYQGNTPAETTPAAAGSKQPAPPNKTVDSQSVLKRLQSELMGLMMGGDPGISAFPEEDNIFCWKGTITGSKDTVFEGTDYRLSLSFSNDYPFKPPKIKFETCCFHPNVDLYGNICLDILQDKWSSAYDVRTILLSIQSLLGEPNISSPLNNQAAQLWSNQEEYRKMVEKLYKPLNA
- the LOC106345080 gene encoding cytochrome P450 705A20-like; the encoded protein is MYVGEFTRHVTTFLKGNCGTVFVNTVIKETLRLHPLGPLLPREVQQQCEIGGFLIPENTSMIVNVYQIMRDPTVWEEQFMFAPERFLVSPEPDKVNKCLPFGSGRRVGPALGTVIVATAVAVMVHIFDWNNEGGVDMDEHLEGVYGSKSDEYKIMSKLN